Part of the Henckelia pumila isolate YLH828 chromosome 2, ASM3356847v2, whole genome shotgun sequence genome is shown below.
ttttttttttttttttagaagccGAGTGTTCCTCATTTTAGGTCGTGTACTTATTGGttaattatcattttttttataacaaggcttttaattattaaaaatcagATGGTACCAATCAACCAATGTTTAAAAGTTTTCCAAACCAAGTAGGAAAATATTCATTCACCCAACTAAATGATgtaggagaagaagaagaaaaaaaaaagcaatgGTATTTGCAGCACTGTTGGTCGATCTCTTGGGGTGATTTTATGCTACATCGGATGAGATACACTCCTTTTGTGTTTGTTATTAAGATGTTCGTGCGAACATCTTGctgaaaaaaaatcatgtggACCCCGCCTGTACTTTTTTTGTCATTTAGCATtatattttttgtcatttacGGAAATGTTCGCGCAAACATCTCAAAAAAATTAGGGAATGTTTCACCCGATGTAGCATAGAATCATCCATCTCTTGATATGGACTAAATTTGCCACTGCTTCGCTCATCATCAGATCTTTTATGTTTGAAATCCATACTCCTTCATAATCTCTTGGTCAATTGTTATCAGTTTTACTCCATTTTCTTgcacattttttttaaactatGGCCTCTTTGTATCGAAACGCTAACGTGACACCGAAAAATGATGATATAAAATCAAACATTTCTGACGTGACATATTGAGTATTTCGATGAAAAAAAGACCAAAttttgaaggaaaaaaaatgcaagtttGTGGATTAAACTGTGAATTGACCAATAACAAGATTAAAAACGAAAAATGTGTAAGTTAAAATACCAACAATATTGTTTCCCCCATTTATCAAATTAACGATTGAATACATGTAGTAAATTAATaaagaaataattaaaaatttgataGATTTTTCTATTAGTAATAGTATATTGGTGCACGTATTGCGtgcttgtataatatttttgtaattaatttgatttatattcaaataagaTAAATATCATAGTTGTAAAAATTATTTAGAGACTAATCTATAATTTAATATatcgaaatttaaaaaaagaaaacaaaagtgTAATATATCTATATCATATAAGAGCAATTTTGGCAAACAAAAGATGTGTCTAAGAGCATGTCCAAGGGGGCGATCAAGTTGGGGCGATCAGCCCAACTTGATCGCCCCCTCATCACTCGCCCTTCCAAGGGGCGAGAAAATCGCACACGAATGTTATCCGCGTGCGATCAAGTGGTGGGCCCCGCGCGGAGAGACTCCGCGCGGTCAAGCCCAccaatgaataaaaaaaaaattaaaaaatcaacgGCCAGATCTTTCTGGCCGTTGATAAATAAAGGGCCAGAAAAATCTGGcccttttatttaaaaaaaaaaaaagaaaaactgaacaaaaaaaaaagggcTGGGATGATTTGGCCGTTGAAGATCAACGGCAAGATCAATTTCTGCctgatttttttcaaaaaaattattaataattcaaaaaaaaatttaaaaaaattcaaaattttttaaaaatattctgAAAAAGTACAAACggccataattttcaaaatccatgaaatttcctataaatatactcattttcatttcattttaCACATTCTCCACTTTGTTTAAACATATTCACACACTCaatcttcaatatttttcatggCATACATGAGTTCTTCGTCATCGGACGATGAAATTATGTCACATGATCTGATGATGGACGACTTTATCTCCCCACCACGTTCAATAACCCAGAAATTAATAATGAACGTTTGTACGCTTCAATCGGGGGAGTCAAGTCGCGTATGTGGCTACAAACGGAAATCAAAAAATCGAGAACGTGTTGCCGGTGCTCGAAGATTATTTAAAGATTACTTCGCCGACTGTCCCGTCTACAGCGAGCATGATTTTCGAAGGCGATTCCGTATGAGAAGACCTTTGTTTTTGAGAATTATGGAAGCTCTATAGACCAATGTGCCTTACTTTGTCCAATGGAGGGACGCAACCGGTAAACTCGGGTTGTCATCACTACAAAAGGTTACAGCTGCTGTTCGGATGCTTGCATATGATGTTGCAGGCGATGCTGTTGATGAATATTTGAGGATAGGTGCATCGATAGCGCTGGAGTGTTTGAAAACATTTTACAGGGGGATgcatgagatattttctgaacAATATTTGAGGCAACCAACATCTGAGGACGTTGCTCGGCTAAATGCTGAAAATGCTAGAAGAGGATTTCCCGGGATGCTTGGAAGCATTGATTGCATGCATTGAGCTTGAAAAAATTGTCCGGCAGCTTTGGCAGGGCAATATCAAAGTGGACATAAAAAAGAACCTTCAATCATACTACAAGCGGTtgcatcaaaagatttatgtatatttttaatttgttaattgtatttttattatgtttaaaaacattgtttaatagattaaaaaataatatttcaacatCATCACTACAACATCACCACACCACTGTAGAAACATGCAATGAAGTTATCAACGCTGACATCATCATGCGATCAAGTTACCAACTTGACCACACCAACTTCCTCACATCTTTGTACATGCTTTAAGGGggagattctttatatatatatagggagagatcgaaattaaaaaataaaaaaaaacaaaaatgtaatatttatatCACATAAGGACAATTTTGGTAAAACAAAATATGGTGTCTAAAGAGAGAAATTCTTTAAATATAGGacaaaaaaaaatcttgaaacataGGCCTTTAATACCTGAGATTTGCCGTATTTATATTTTGGATTCAATTGGACATTCTATTAATTAGTTGCTAATTAGTAAATTAATGAAGCCTCTATAATCCCAAATTTTGTATACTCGATACAcatttatttgaaaatataatatatttgccATTTCTGTCAACTCTATCGGATTCTAAAAGCATTGAAATTAAGAATAGTGCACAAAAAATACTTATATATCAAAATACTGATCAAACAGAATAAATTTTTAAagtccttttctttttctttttccttctaATATTtcgtatatttttaattaaaaaaaataaaacgttTCGTGATAATTGTTCGATACACAATAATTTCCATTTTTTCAATAATCGAATAGGTAAAGAAGAAGTTAATAAATTTGTAAATATCGTAATTTCAACTATGAATTAAAATCGTCACCTTTCGATGTGCATTGATTAAACTCCGGTCTAACGTGatagcctgcaaactatgcTAGACAAATAAACCGCACTAGGTAAACTCTGTTCGACAGGTTAGTCAAAGAAGGTGTTGGTAAGGAAAATTGAACTCATGATCTTTGAAAAATTattcacctactccaccaatTAGGACACCCCTTAGAACCTCCAGCCCTCATTCTTGCCACTAAGACAAGAGGTCACTGACTCAATATTTTGTATTTGTTAAGATATTTTTGAGTATTATTAATCTAgtattattttcttaaaaaaaatctagtattattattattattattattattattattattattattattattattattattattattattattattattattattattattattattattaattgagaggtctttagatttttttttggtATGACCACTTAAAAATCGTATTTATCACCCTCATTTTTAGTTAATTATAACTCAATAACTGCTCACAAAAAGGTTACAGTACTCCATGCAaactaatttaaatttaaattaaatatagttAAATATATGAGAtaattgttatatttaaataaataaggttAGTATTCACCATACATTACACGGGTTTATTGAACCAATCatttgtgaaatattgaaaatacacacttattccttgtgaaattttaataggcaccTTAGCCCTTAACCTTTTGCAATAGTTGCGCGTTTAACCTTTGCCATAACGACTTATTGAACACGCCTTGTCACAACGCCTAACACAACCATTGTTTTGACAATATTAGGTTTATAGTACAATATTATGTCTATAGTAcgaaaatatcattttattgtaGGCAAAAAAttctatgagacggtctcaagggtcatatttatgagacggatcttttatatgggttatccattaaaaaatattacaatttatgtcaaaaatattacttattattataaatatgggtagaattgacccgtctcacaagagtgttactctttattataatatttttcatattcattcaaataaatcacgtgtatttataaaaaaaaaaatgtattctGATGTGTGTGATGTATTTGCGTATATATGAAAATTATTACAACAATAGAAGTTTAACGCGTGCGGCGTGTTTAACAAACTCGTCGTGACAAGGGTTAAACGtgcaattattataaaaaattaagagcttgatgcctattaaaattttacataaGAAAAGTGCGTACTTTCAATATTTCATAAAAAGTTTGGTGCAAAAAACACAAAGTCACACACACAAAATGTGTGTTCCCGACAATAAGTTGAAATATATCCCTCTCCCatttaaaaattacatatacaAAATACAAATTATTTCATCGAAACTACAAAGAAATATAAAACACAAATATAGATATGTTATATGTATGCATACTTACAACGGTCAAAATGTCTCTCACAAACGGGGGTTCCTCTCACACCGTCATGGCTTATAGAATATATACAAATTCAAACCTCACGCTCCGTAACGGCCATATTTTTTGAGTTTGATTTTCTCTCTCTACTATTTTTcgtttattataataaaaaattccaAAACTTCACACTCAATCT
Proteins encoded:
- the LOC140877376 gene encoding uncharacterized protein translates to MNVCTLQSGESSRVCGYKRKSKNRERVAGARRLFKDYFADCPVYSEHDFRRRFRDAVDEYLRIGASIALECLKTFYRGMHEIFSEQYLRQPTSEDVARLNAENARRGFPGMLGSIDCMH